In Myxococcus stipitatus, the following are encoded in one genomic region:
- a CDS encoding Rrf2 family transcriptional regulator, whose product MNSRFTMAAHIVAMLSKCACSDAGPLTSEAMARSIQTNPVVVRRLLGDLARAGLVETKRGARGGVTLAKSCEDITLRDIYEAVEEGGELFGRHPVGPAPDCDIGPCVAQYLEGVFGRAEAALKQSLERTTVAQMSSDLTALFQSLNPPTDKAS is encoded by the coding sequence GTGAACAGCCGATTCACCATGGCGGCCCACATCGTCGCGATGCTCTCGAAGTGCGCGTGCAGTGACGCGGGCCCGCTGACGTCCGAGGCCATGGCGCGCAGCATCCAGACGAATCCGGTGGTGGTGCGCAGGCTGTTGGGGGACCTGGCGCGGGCGGGGCTGGTGGAGACGAAGCGGGGGGCTCGGGGAGGGGTGACGCTGGCGAAGAGCTGCGAGGACATCACCCTGCGGGACATCTACGAGGCGGTGGAGGAGGGCGGGGAGCTGTTCGGCCGCCACCCCGTCGGACCCGCCCCGGACTGCGATATCGGACCGTGCGTGGCCCAGTACCTGGAAGGCGTCTTCGGACGCGCGGAGGCGGCGCTCAAGCAGAGCCTGGAGCGCACCACCGTCGCGCAGATGTCCTCGGACCTCACCGCGCTCTTCCAGTCGCTCAACCCGCCAACGGACAAGGCAAGCTGA
- a CDS encoding sigma-70 family RNA polymerase sigma factor — MADVPSHPKTPLTGLSEQQQAQSTLRELEEHRTALTGHCYRMLGSVSEAEDAVQESFIRALRHQDQFEGRASLRTWLYRIATRVCIDLLGERNRRCRPMELNPPFELDAPLGEKPAAEWVEPVPDALVLPSNATPAELVMMRQSIRLAFVAALQHLPPRQRAVLILTEVVEWSAMEVAAALDMTVAAVNSALQRARATLATRDVSAPRGPLTEDETTLVQKYVDAFERYDMDALTALLHHDVTMSMPPLSLWLRGPEKVRAWMLGRGSGCQGSRLLATMACGAPAFAQYRPGGPNGTYTPWALTVLEVEDGRIVGLNYFLDAKTLFPRFGLPLELPAR; from the coding sequence ATGGCCGACGTCCCTTCCCACCCGAAGACACCCCTGACGGGCCTTTCCGAACAGCAGCAGGCCCAGAGCACGCTCCGTGAGTTGGAGGAGCATCGAACGGCGCTCACTGGCCACTGCTACCGGATGCTCGGTTCCGTCTCAGAAGCAGAGGATGCAGTCCAGGAGAGCTTCATCCGGGCCCTGCGGCATCAGGACCAGTTCGAGGGCCGCGCCTCCCTGCGCACCTGGCTGTACCGCATCGCCACCCGCGTCTGCATCGACCTGTTGGGCGAGCGAAACCGCCGCTGCAGGCCCATGGAGCTCAATCCCCCCTTCGAGCTGGACGCGCCGCTGGGCGAGAAGCCCGCGGCCGAGTGGGTGGAGCCCGTCCCGGACGCGCTCGTGCTGCCCTCGAACGCCACGCCGGCGGAGCTGGTGATGATGCGGCAGAGCATCCGCCTGGCCTTCGTGGCCGCGCTCCAGCACCTGCCGCCCCGTCAGCGCGCGGTGCTCATCCTCACGGAGGTGGTGGAGTGGTCCGCCATGGAGGTCGCCGCGGCGCTCGACATGACGGTCGCCGCCGTCAACAGCGCGCTGCAACGGGCTCGCGCCACGCTGGCCACGCGGGATGTCAGCGCGCCGCGCGGCCCGCTGACGGAGGACGAGACAACGCTGGTGCAGAAGTACGTGGACGCGTTCGAGCGCTACGACATGGACGCGCTCACGGCGCTCCTGCATCACGACGTCACCATGTCCATGCCGCCGCTGTCCTTGTGGCTGCGGGGGCCGGAGAAGGTCCGCGCCTGGATGCTGGGACGCGGCTCCGGGTGCCAGGGCTCACGTTTGCTGGCCACCATGGCCTGCGGCGCTCCCGCCTTTGCGCAGTACAGGCCTGGTGGCCCCAACGGCACCTATACGCCCTGGGCCCTCACCGTGCTGGAAGTCGAGGACGGCCGCATCGTCGGGCTGAACTACTTCCTGGACGCCAAGACGCTGTTTCCGCGCTTCGGCCTCCCCCTGGAGCTGCCGGCCCGCTGA
- a CDS encoding serine/threonine-protein kinase, with product MALFICQRCEAQHDTWNGACPGCGGTELLTVTQRVDRMLGRTVAGRYRIVKKLGQGGMGSVYLAEQVGIGQQVAMKFLHSGLSLDLDVTRRFLNEAKSYARVGHPNAVNLHDFGQDEEGNLYISMEYVEGDDLKRLLANVGRMSAHEAGDIILQVADVLAYAHARGVVHRDLKPENIMVRQGLRGWHVKVLDFGIARIADGATRLTAQGAVAGTPRYMSPEQALGQDVDARADIYAVGVVLFELLTGVQPFDGNSVADIMQRQVNQPTPRLGDVTAELDLPALDAVIQKATAKKRVERYATMEAFASDLSNALPTLIGRPPISGVNPVVKPGTNGNVHSGTLIYGDGTEDTMLRGASGATPTDAGRINTGRMTPLPLAQPAPGTPESPSHETQTPVIDRTERLPVTPLPAQAARDGFDKTAHAMSPYAPASRGRVGWGVGLSIAGVLIVAGLGVVTVRSGTRDNPSPPPVAESPKPVAEPPPRPVEETKAPAPTAAAADADAAALERRKEKALDRLIEIGDDFNDGELSKASEKLALARSLGLDVVEPKLAELGTRIEDASKRLARARGREDEGNCHDAILLYRALKKDYPQLADAQRGINRCRQMLPPDVSE from the coding sequence ATGGCCCTCTTCATCTGCCAGCGATGCGAGGCGCAGCACGACACCTGGAACGGCGCGTGCCCTGGCTGTGGGGGCACGGAGCTGCTCACGGTGACTCAGCGAGTGGACCGGATGCTGGGCCGCACCGTGGCGGGGCGGTATCGCATCGTCAAGAAGCTGGGCCAGGGCGGCATGGGCTCGGTGTACCTGGCGGAGCAGGTGGGCATCGGGCAGCAGGTCGCGATGAAGTTCCTGCACAGCGGCCTGTCGCTGGACCTGGACGTCACCCGCCGCTTCCTCAACGAGGCCAAGAGCTACGCGCGGGTGGGCCACCCCAACGCGGTGAACCTGCACGACTTCGGGCAGGACGAGGAGGGCAACCTCTACATCTCCATGGAGTACGTGGAGGGAGATGACCTCAAGCGCCTGCTCGCGAACGTGGGCCGGATGAGCGCCCATGAGGCCGGGGACATCATCCTTCAGGTGGCGGACGTGCTCGCGTACGCGCACGCGCGGGGCGTGGTGCACCGGGACCTGAAGCCCGAGAACATCATGGTGCGGCAGGGCCTGCGCGGCTGGCACGTGAAGGTGCTGGACTTCGGCATCGCGCGCATCGCCGACGGAGCCACGCGACTCACGGCCCAGGGCGCGGTGGCGGGGACGCCCCGATACATGTCGCCCGAGCAGGCGCTGGGCCAGGACGTGGATGCCCGCGCGGATATCTACGCGGTGGGCGTGGTGCTCTTCGAGCTGCTCACGGGCGTGCAGCCGTTCGACGGCAACAGCGTCGCGGACATCATGCAGCGGCAGGTGAATCAGCCCACGCCCCGGCTGGGAGACGTAACGGCGGAGCTGGACCTGCCCGCGCTCGACGCGGTCATCCAGAAGGCCACCGCGAAGAAGCGCGTGGAGCGCTACGCGACGATGGAAGCGTTCGCCTCGGACCTGAGCAACGCGCTGCCCACGCTCATCGGGCGGCCGCCCATCAGCGGCGTCAATCCCGTGGTGAAGCCTGGCACGAATGGCAATGTCCACTCGGGCACGCTCATCTACGGCGATGGCACCGAGGACACGATGTTGCGGGGGGCCTCGGGGGCGACGCCCACCGACGCGGGCCGCATCAACACGGGGCGCATGACGCCCCTCCCGTTGGCTCAGCCAGCACCGGGGACACCCGAGTCCCCCTCGCACGAGACGCAGACGCCGGTCATCGACAGGACCGAGCGGCTTCCCGTGACGCCATTGCCGGCGCAGGCCGCGCGCGACGGGTTCGACAAGACCGCGCACGCGATGTCGCCCTATGCGCCCGCGTCACGCGGCCGCGTGGGCTGGGGGGTGGGCTTGAGCATCGCGGGCGTGTTGATTGTCGCGGGGCTCGGGGTGGTGACTGTCCGAAGTGGCACCCGAGACAATCCAAGTCCCCCGCCTGTCGCGGAGAGCCCCAAGCCAGTCGCGGAGCCTCCTCCCAGACCCGTGGAGGAAACCAAGGCCCCTGCCCCCACGGCCGCCGCGGCCGATGCGGATGCCGCCGCGCTGGAGCGACGCAAGGAGAAGGCACTGGATCGACTCATCGAGATTGGCGACGACTTCAACGATGGCGAGCTGTCCAAGGCCTCGGAGAAGCTGGCCCTCGCGCGGAGCCTGGGATTGGACGTCGTCGAGCCCAAGCTCGCGGAGCTGGGAACCCGAATCGAGGATGCCTCCAAGCGGCTGGCGCGCGCGCGCGGCCGTGAGGACGAAGGCAACTGCCATGACGCCATCCTCCTCTACCGCGCCCTGAAGAAAGACTATCCGCAGCTCGCTGACGCACAGCGCGGCATCAACCGGTGCCGACAGATGTTGCCTCCCGACGTCTCTGAATGA
- a CDS encoding PEGA domain-containing protein yields MLVASLLSVSLALVASATPGASAEARAEAPSQTLWLVQPMYPGQDALVQRAETGIAGLLPEDVKPKQVLGSKALATHLQGRSGDLACLAGGARCREPLGTYLASLGLERVVLVRVGQDDAGYRFRAVSVRSESGARAEAETSNPSFDKALAGVMVKFLSLNAVVEAVTEPAGATVFIDGVKVGVTPYTTEVLPGEHAFRFELASHLPREETRVVASREHVKLRPALEKVPARLVVKVLPEGSAILVDGTVVGKDAVDQGIQPGKRTLRLTQEGYEPHEVEADIAPGATYTLEQELKPTSMQAFKLAMRRRQAATMARQSYLEAAYEFSSLTSDTLTAQPVKSEGGVGEVRGTGVRAPGSRRLRGLGLEYGRYGQYFGVMLVGATWYSTGDVWTMGVNVPQAATAPGLTGLTQVDTKVQMLSVRALQPQLRYVLGPVSFAIQAGLDIRGALAKEEDDGSGFSPRFKDGLYALDLHASGQASARIFVYEGLYASVAYQRGFSLLSKIAGTSNFRGGVGYAF; encoded by the coding sequence ATGCTCGTTGCATCTCTGCTGAGTGTCAGTCTGGCGCTCGTGGCCAGTGCGACACCTGGCGCCTCCGCGGAGGCTCGCGCCGAGGCCCCTTCCCAGACGCTCTGGCTCGTTCAACCCATGTACCCCGGCCAGGACGCGTTGGTGCAGCGGGCCGAGACAGGCATCGCGGGGCTCCTGCCCGAGGACGTGAAGCCCAAGCAGGTGCTGGGGTCCAAGGCCCTGGCCACCCACCTCCAAGGACGCAGCGGCGACCTGGCCTGTCTGGCCGGTGGCGCCCGGTGCCGCGAGCCCTTGGGGACGTACCTGGCCTCGCTGGGGTTGGAGCGTGTGGTGCTCGTGCGGGTGGGTCAGGATGACGCGGGGTATCGCTTCCGCGCGGTGAGCGTCCGTTCGGAGAGTGGAGCCCGCGCGGAGGCGGAGACGAGCAACCCCTCCTTCGACAAGGCCCTGGCCGGAGTGATGGTGAAGTTCCTGTCGCTCAACGCGGTGGTGGAAGCGGTGACGGAGCCCGCGGGCGCCACGGTGTTCATCGACGGGGTGAAGGTCGGCGTGACGCCGTACACCACGGAGGTGCTGCCCGGAGAGCACGCGTTCCGGTTCGAGCTGGCCTCACATCTGCCACGCGAGGAGACGCGAGTGGTCGCCTCACGCGAGCACGTGAAGCTGCGGCCCGCGCTGGAGAAGGTGCCCGCGCGGCTGGTGGTGAAGGTGTTGCCGGAGGGCTCGGCCATCCTCGTGGACGGCACGGTGGTGGGAAAAGACGCGGTGGACCAGGGCATCCAGCCCGGAAAGCGCACGCTTCGGCTCACGCAAGAAGGCTACGAGCCGCACGAGGTCGAGGCGGATATCGCGCCCGGCGCGACGTACACGCTGGAGCAGGAGCTCAAGCCCACGTCGATGCAGGCGTTCAAGCTGGCCATGCGGCGGCGGCAGGCGGCCACCATGGCGCGGCAGAGCTACCTGGAGGCGGCGTATGAGTTCTCCAGCCTCACGTCCGACACGCTGACGGCGCAGCCGGTGAAGTCGGAGGGCGGCGTGGGCGAAGTCCGCGGCACTGGCGTGCGGGCTCCGGGCTCGCGACGGCTGCGGGGGCTGGGATTGGAGTATGGGCGGTATGGCCAGTACTTCGGCGTCATGCTGGTGGGGGCGACCTGGTACTCGACCGGTGATGTCTGGACGATGGGCGTCAACGTGCCGCAGGCCGCGACGGCCCCCGGACTGACGGGGCTCACGCAGGTCGACACGAAGGTGCAGATGCTGTCGGTGCGCGCGCTCCAGCCGCAGCTTCGCTACGTGCTGGGCCCGGTGTCCTTCGCCATCCAGGCGGGCCTGGACATCCGAGGCGCGCTCGCGAAGGAGGAGGACGACGGCTCGGGCTTCTCGCCGCGCTTCAAGGACGGCCTCTATGCGCTGGACCTGCACGCCTCCGGACAGGCCTCCGCGCGCATCTTCGTCTACGAGGGCCTCTATGCCTCCGTGGCCTACCAGCGGGGCTTCTCGCTGCTGAGCAAGATTGCCGGGACGAGCAACTTCCGGGGAGGGGTGGGCTATGCGTTCTAA
- a CDS encoding YihY/virulence factor BrkB family protein: MVFPGNGMGWKEFFKRLKDEWKRDDVSNVAGALTFRAILALFPFLLFLVSLAGVIIDPKQAQVLIGELGKVAPKEVTSILGQRIESLADSNPVGLLTVGGVGAIWAASGGIVALMDALNTAYGVEETRPVWKLRLIAVTTTLMAAVVTIVAALAAVVTPALASRLPGPVSTVAQWLRLPVAGLLMMFLWAVLYYVLPDARHRFRFITPGAVVGVVIWVVASWGFSKYVANFGKYDVNYGAIGGVIVLLLWMWLSSQVVLLGAEINAILEQRSPEGRSAPRQVDAPIAEDRGELSKTPLAAATKWAAGLGLGVFFLRRGSGR, from the coding sequence ATGGTCTTCCCGGGCAACGGCATGGGGTGGAAGGAGTTCTTCAAGCGCCTGAAGGACGAGTGGAAGCGCGACGATGTGAGCAACGTCGCGGGGGCTTTGACGTTCCGCGCCATCCTCGCGCTGTTCCCCTTCCTGCTCTTCCTGGTGTCGCTGGCGGGCGTCATCATCGACCCGAAGCAGGCCCAGGTGCTCATCGGGGAGCTGGGCAAGGTGGCGCCCAAGGAAGTGACGAGCATCCTGGGACAACGCATCGAGTCGCTGGCGGACAGCAACCCGGTGGGGCTGTTGACGGTGGGTGGCGTGGGCGCCATCTGGGCAGCCTCCGGTGGAATCGTCGCGTTGATGGACGCGCTGAACACGGCCTACGGCGTGGAAGAAACGCGGCCGGTGTGGAAACTTCGACTCATCGCGGTGACCACGACGCTGATGGCGGCGGTGGTGACCATCGTCGCGGCGCTGGCGGCGGTGGTGACGCCCGCTCTGGCCAGCAGGCTGCCCGGCCCGGTCTCCACGGTGGCGCAGTGGCTGCGGCTGCCCGTGGCGGGCCTGCTGATGATGTTCCTGTGGGCCGTCCTGTACTACGTCCTGCCCGACGCCCGGCACCGCTTCCGTTTCATCACGCCCGGCGCGGTGGTGGGCGTGGTCATCTGGGTGGTGGCGTCCTGGGGCTTCTCCAAGTACGTGGCCAACTTCGGGAAGTATGACGTGAACTACGGCGCCATCGGTGGCGTCATCGTGCTGCTGTTGTGGATGTGGTTGTCCTCGCAGGTGGTGCTGCTGGGCGCGGAGATCAACGCCATCCTGGAGCAGCGTTCGCCCGAGGGGCGGTCCGCGCCACGTCAGGTGGATGCCCCCATCGCGGAGGACAGGGGGGAACTCTCCAAGACGCCCCTGGCCGCCGCCACGAAGTGGGCCGCGGGATTGGGGCTGGGAGTCTTCTTCCTGCGGCGCGGTTCGGGCCGTTGA
- a CDS encoding VOC family protein: MATTNFRKVFINLPVKDLKRTNAFFTQLGFSFDARFCDDTATCMVLSEEAYVMLLTEARFKDFTKKQICDTSKSIEGIFALSASSRDDVNQLVKKAVEAGGSYGADPVDHGFMYGWSFFDLDGHHWEVIYMDMNALPQ; encoded by the coding sequence ATGGCTACGACGAACTTCCGCAAGGTCTTCATCAACCTCCCCGTGAAGGACCTGAAGCGCACCAACGCGTTCTTCACCCAGCTGGGCTTCAGCTTCGATGCGCGCTTCTGCGACGACACCGCGACGTGCATGGTGCTCAGCGAGGAGGCCTACGTCATGCTCCTCACCGAGGCGCGCTTCAAGGACTTCACCAAGAAGCAGATCTGCGACACGAGCAAGTCCATCGAGGGCATCTTCGCGCTGTCCGCGTCCAGCCGGGACGACGTCAACCAGCTGGTGAAGAAGGCGGTGGAGGCGGGCGGCTCGTACGGGGCGGACCCGGTGGACCACGGCTTCATGTATGGCTGGAGCTTCTTCGACCTGGATGGCCACCACTGGGAGGTCATCTACATGGACATGAACGCGCTGCCCCAGTGA
- a CDS encoding chitobiase/beta-hexosaminidase C-terminal domain-containing protein, producing MPSPTRDTTPPTTSLSPLGGIFKAPVVVTLTCNDGAGAGCEATHYTLDGSEPTTGSTRYTAPVLIETRATLRFRSVDRAGNLEPARSAQFVVDSQPPTVASNPRSGTYGRGLSVSLKCDDGAGTGCAAIHYTRDGSRPSTNSPVYVSPLLFADSTRLRFIAVDQVGNVSMEGSEQFTVDGQPPVSAASPNGGMSTTAFTVSLTCSDTGAGCARIHYTLNGPEPTKDSPVYEGPFQVLSSTTVWFFAVDEVGNVEPSKSVSFVVDTAPPSVRSSPRGGTYQYGQFVQLFCDDGSGAGCASVYYSHAPGLNSPAPPFQSYSGWVNVPSDGVLRFFARDRLGNESPIQTETFIIDSASPSASASPRGGTYFTPQSVTLTCTDMGSSGCAGLHYTVDGSFPTTASLRYSRPVTLSTTTTLRFIAVDAAGNVSTAMHEVYQFKSDTSAPTTVASPAGGLYRAEQSVTLACSDGAGSGCVRTRYTLDGSEPTEDNGSTYTGPIPLSSATRLRFRSVDAVGQWEAVRQEEYDFDMEAPLTQAHPVGGAFDGPVAVRLTCVDAKAECRETRYTVDGSEPSSSSRLYTEPILVGQTTTVRFASFDLAGNVEATRRETYVLDASTLASAQIAAVRASSPSPAEPKLIDGAFITFVKPAVGTTQPEPEGFFLQAETSGPALFVEVPLASLNPVPVGGERVRVQVNRLNRYWVYRAGIDAASFTVLGTGYSMKALAQDVSHVALPTSISVYDSELVTLYGTLAGSYSSDGAGTGFSSIRLETAGVPTSSGDYRLLFRLPELEQSPELTPGCQVLLTSPLWSYGSYAQPTLWKWEQMESVACASPRVVFAQALSEGQVQVRFDRRLDASTLDASGAQFSIAGLSVTGAVIQGTSEVRLQTSAQVPRGQYEVTVSDSLKDRLGARVQAPFNTFRFRGHATPARLRISEVDPSRAFGVEGRVELEVIQAGPMTNITLSAGAIAEPLATLPDVDVAVGDIVVVHLSDFRLGGSMLPFSETASKGQLPSRTYPLAHDAAWDVRGTTSFRLPQGDRVLRLRDPFGTLQDGLALIHPSYRVSSFVGELNSLQDEQGWKPALCGGARCSYATSPTVDDISVNMRPLFDSGGASQSLCRIRVEDSDGMVDWGVRNKSVGLPNF from the coding sequence GTGCCCAGTCCGACGCGGGACACCACTCCTCCCACCACGAGCCTGTCGCCATTGGGTGGCATCTTCAAGGCGCCCGTCGTGGTGACGCTCACCTGTAACGATGGCGCTGGAGCGGGCTGCGAGGCCACTCACTACACGCTGGATGGCAGCGAGCCGACGACGGGCTCGACTCGCTACACGGCGCCGGTGCTCATCGAGACGCGTGCGACGCTGCGGTTCCGCTCGGTGGACCGCGCGGGAAATCTCGAGCCCGCGCGCTCGGCGCAGTTCGTGGTGGACTCGCAGCCGCCCACCGTCGCGTCAAACCCTCGCTCAGGCACCTACGGCCGTGGCCTCTCCGTCTCGCTGAAGTGTGATGACGGCGCGGGCACGGGCTGCGCCGCCATCCACTACACGCGCGATGGCTCCCGCCCTTCGACCAACTCACCGGTCTACGTGTCGCCCCTCCTGTTCGCTGACTCCACGCGGCTGCGCTTCATCGCCGTGGACCAGGTGGGAAATGTGTCCATGGAAGGCAGCGAGCAGTTCACGGTGGACGGCCAGCCTCCTGTCTCAGCCGCGTCGCCGAACGGGGGCATGTCCACCACCGCGTTCACGGTGTCCCTGACGTGCAGTGATACGGGCGCCGGGTGCGCTCGAATCCACTACACGCTGAACGGACCGGAACCGACGAAGGACTCCCCCGTCTATGAGGGGCCCTTCCAGGTCTTGTCCTCGACGACGGTGTGGTTCTTCGCCGTGGACGAGGTGGGCAACGTGGAGCCGTCCAAGTCGGTGTCCTTCGTCGTCGACACCGCTCCGCCCTCGGTCCGGAGTTCGCCCCGGGGAGGCACCTATCAGTACGGCCAGTTCGTGCAGTTGTTCTGTGACGATGGGAGCGGGGCGGGCTGCGCCTCCGTCTACTACTCCCATGCACCGGGCCTGAATTCCCCCGCGCCGCCGTTCCAGTCGTACTCTGGTTGGGTGAACGTGCCGAGCGATGGCGTGCTGCGCTTCTTCGCGCGCGACAGGCTGGGCAATGAGAGCCCCATCCAGACGGAGACGTTCATCATTGATTCCGCGTCGCCCTCCGCCTCCGCGTCGCCTCGGGGTGGCACCTACTTCACCCCTCAATCGGTGACGCTGACGTGTACGGACATGGGCTCGTCGGGGTGTGCTGGCCTCCACTACACGGTGGATGGCTCCTTCCCGACGACGGCGTCGCTTCGCTACTCGCGGCCCGTCACCCTCTCGACGACGACGACGCTGCGCTTCATCGCGGTGGATGCCGCGGGGAACGTCAGCACGGCGATGCACGAGGTCTATCAGTTCAAGTCGGACACCTCGGCGCCCACCACCGTGGCCAGTCCCGCGGGTGGCCTGTACCGCGCTGAGCAGTCGGTGACGCTCGCTTGCAGCGACGGCGCCGGGAGTGGCTGTGTGCGCACCCGGTACACCCTGGATGGCAGCGAGCCCACCGAGGACAACGGCTCCACGTACACGGGGCCCATCCCGCTCTCCTCGGCGACGAGGTTGCGCTTCCGCTCGGTCGATGCCGTGGGCCAGTGGGAGGCGGTTCGCCAGGAAGAATATGACTTCGACATGGAAGCGCCGCTGACCCAGGCCCATCCGGTGGGCGGAGCCTTCGATGGGCCCGTCGCCGTGCGCCTCACGTGCGTGGACGCCAAGGCGGAGTGCCGTGAGACGCGCTACACGGTTGACGGCTCGGAGCCCTCGAGCAGTTCTCGGCTCTACACGGAGCCCATCCTCGTGGGGCAGACCACCACGGTGCGTTTCGCGTCGTTCGACCTGGCGGGCAACGTGGAGGCCACGCGCCGGGAGACCTACGTCCTGGACGCAAGCACCCTGGCCTCGGCCCAGATTGCCGCCGTGCGTGCGTCCTCTCCGAGCCCCGCGGAGCCCAAGCTCATCGACGGAGCCTTCATCACCTTCGTCAAGCCGGCCGTGGGGACGACCCAGCCCGAGCCCGAGGGGTTCTTCCTCCAGGCGGAGACGTCTGGACCGGCGCTGTTCGTGGAGGTGCCCCTGGCGTCGCTCAATCCCGTCCCCGTGGGCGGAGAGCGGGTGCGGGTCCAGGTGAACCGTCTCAACCGGTACTGGGTGTATCGCGCGGGCATCGACGCCGCGAGCTTCACGGTGCTTGGGACGGGTTACTCCATGAAGGCGCTGGCGCAGGATGTGAGTCACGTCGCCCTGCCAACGAGTATCTCCGTGTATGACTCCGAGCTTGTCACCCTCTACGGAACACTTGCCGGCTCGTACAGCAGCGATGGTGCGGGGACGGGTTTCTCCTCCATCCGCCTCGAGACGGCAGGGGTGCCGACGAGCTCCGGCGATTATCGGCTGCTGTTCCGGCTGCCGGAGTTGGAGCAGAGCCCCGAGCTGACCCCGGGTTGCCAGGTCCTGCTCACCTCGCCGTTGTGGTCCTACGGCTCATATGCACAGCCCACGCTTTGGAAGTGGGAACAGATGGAGTCGGTCGCGTGTGCCTCGCCCCGCGTGGTGTTCGCCCAGGCGCTGTCGGAGGGACAGGTGCAGGTGCGCTTCGACCGCCGGCTCGACGCGAGCACCTTGGATGCCTCTGGCGCTCAGTTCTCCATTGCGGGCCTCTCCGTCACGGGCGCGGTGATTCAGGGGACGTCCGAGGTGCGGCTGCAAACGTCGGCGCAGGTTCCGCGCGGGCAGTACGAGGTGACGGTCTCCGACTCGCTGAAGGACCGATTGGGGGCTCGGGTGCAGGCGCCGTTCAACACCTTCCGCTTCCGTGGCCATGCCACGCCCGCGCGACTGCGCATCTCGGAGGTCGACCCCAGCAGGGCGTTCGGTGTGGAGGGCCGCGTGGAGCTGGAGGTCATCCAGGCCGGTCCCATGACGAACATCACGCTGTCGGCGGGCGCCATCGCGGAGCCGCTCGCCACGCTCCCCGATGTGGACGTGGCGGTGGGCGACATCGTTGTCGTACACCTCTCGGATTTCCGGCTCGGTGGAAGCATGCTTCCGTTCTCGGAAACCGCCAGCAAGGGCCAACTGCCCAGCCGCACCTATCCGCTGGCCCATGACGCGGCGTGGGACGTGCGAGGCACGACCTCCTTCCGGCTCCCCCAAGGCGACCGGGTGCTGCGGCTGCGGGACCCGTTCGGCACCCTCCAGGATGGCCTCGCGCTCATCCACCCCAGCTATCGAGTCTCAAGCTTCGTCGGCGAGCTCAATTCGCTCCAGGACGAGCAGGGGTGGAAGCCCGCCTTGTGCGGCGGGGCCCGCTGCTCCTACGCGACCAGCCCCACGGTGGACGACATCAGCGTCAACATGAGGCCCCTCTTCGATTCGGGGGGAGCGAGCCAGTCCCTGTGCCGCATCCGGGTGGAGGACAGCGACGGCATGGTGGACTGGGGTGTGAGGAACAAGAGCGTCGGGCTCCCCAACTTCTAA